The Peribacillus simplex genome contains a region encoding:
- a CDS encoding NCS2 family permease — MKNYFRFNELGTNYRREILGGLTTFLSMAYILVVNPVMLTLQSIEDYPDELRMDYGAVFAATALAAAIGSILMGLIARYPISLAPGMGLNAFFAFTVVLGFGIPWQTALSGVLISGIIFVLLSLSGIREKIINAIPVELKYAVGAGIGLFITFVGFQNAGIITNDDSVLVGLGDLTSGNTLLAVFGIVVTVILMTRGVKSGVFIGMVITAIAGMIFGQVPVPEKIIGAVPSIAPTFGVAFDAFGNPGDLFTGQMLIVILTFLFVAFFDTAGTLVAVAQQAGLMKDNVLPRVGKGLLADSLSIVSGAILGTSTTTSYVESTSGVAAGARSGFAAVVTGLLFVLSLFFFPLLSVVTSAVTAPALVIVGVLMASSLKNIDWQKFEIAVPAFFTVIMMPMTYSIATGIACGFIFYPITMSMKGRAKEVHPIMWGLGVVFLLYFIFLK, encoded by the coding sequence ATGAAAAATTATTTTCGGTTTAACGAGCTGGGAACTAATTATCGCCGTGAAATACTTGGCGGGCTGACTACGTTCCTTTCAATGGCATATATCCTGGTTGTTAACCCTGTGATGCTGACTTTACAAAGCATCGAGGACTATCCGGATGAATTGAGAATGGACTACGGAGCGGTTTTTGCAGCTACCGCCTTAGCAGCTGCAATTGGCTCGATATTGATGGGGCTTATAGCCAGGTATCCAATCTCGCTTGCCCCGGGCATGGGATTGAATGCTTTCTTCGCTTTCACCGTTGTACTTGGTTTTGGGATTCCTTGGCAGACGGCTTTATCAGGGGTATTGATTTCAGGTATAATCTTCGTTTTGCTTTCCCTATCGGGAATACGTGAGAAAATCATTAATGCAATTCCGGTCGAATTGAAATACGCAGTTGGAGCCGGTATCGGTTTGTTCATTACCTTTGTAGGGTTTCAGAATGCTGGAATCATCACGAATGATGACAGCGTGCTTGTCGGACTGGGCGACTTGACATCAGGAAATACATTATTGGCTGTGTTCGGAATTGTCGTAACCGTCATTTTGATGACGAGAGGCGTCAAAAGCGGCGTGTTCATAGGAATGGTCATTACGGCCATTGCAGGGATGATCTTTGGACAAGTTCCGGTGCCGGAGAAAATAATCGGTGCCGTCCCTAGCATAGCGCCAACATTCGGGGTTGCTTTCGATGCCTTCGGAAATCCCGGTGATCTCTTCACTGGTCAAATGTTAATCGTGATATTGACCTTCTTGTTCGTAGCTTTCTTTGATACAGCCGGTACGTTAGTGGCTGTTGCGCAACAAGCTGGACTAATGAAGGATAATGTACTTCCTAGAGTGGGAAAAGGATTGCTTGCTGATTCATTATCCATCGTTTCAGGAGCAATTCTTGGTACATCCACCACGACATCATATGTAGAGTCTACATCAGGTGTTGCGGCTGGTGCTCGAAGCGGTTTTGCGGCTGTAGTGACAGGTTTACTGTTTGTCCTATCCCTTTTCTTCTTCCCGCTTCTTTCAGTGGTGACATCTGCGGTGACTGCGCCGGCATTGGTTATAGTCGGAGTGTTAATGGCATCATCACTTAAAAATATTGACTGGCAGAAGTTCGAAATTGCAGTTCCGGCCTTCTTTACGGTCATCATGATGCCTATGACATATTCAATTGCGACAGGTATAGCTTGCGGATTCATTTTCTATCCGATCACCATGTCGATGAAAGGGAGAGCTAAAGAGGTTCACCCAATCATGTGGGGTCTTGGAGTCGTCTTCCTGCTATATTTCATTTTCTTGAAGTAA
- the glcT gene encoding glucose PTS transporter transcription antiterminator GlcT encodes MNGFIVEKVLNNNVVIATHPSYGEVVSIGKGLGFNRKKGEELSPELAEKTFVLKNVKEQESYKKLLPQIDQNLQAAIIESIHLINDRVTGKLNEHIHVGLTDHLLFALQRVSQGMTIKNPFLKETITLYPFEHDIAVDVIELIQDKTGIGLPQGEIGFITLHIHSAISNKDLSEVNQHSQLIYHLIQVVEEQLNVQINKDSIDYSRLVRHLRFMIDRVLAGEKVEEPEKIAMLLKEEYPLCYNISWKLIKIMQQKLGKPVCDAEAVYLTMHIQRLQKKIK; translated from the coding sequence ATGAATGGTTTTATCGTTGAAAAGGTTTTGAACAATAACGTGGTGATTGCCACGCATCCGTCGTATGGAGAAGTCGTTTCTATTGGAAAGGGCTTAGGCTTCAACCGAAAGAAGGGCGAAGAGTTAAGTCCGGAACTTGCGGAGAAAACGTTTGTCCTGAAAAATGTTAAGGAACAGGAAAGTTACAAAAAACTTTTGCCGCAGATCGATCAAAATCTTCAAGCTGCCATTATAGAATCCATTCATCTCATTAACGACCGAGTAACTGGAAAACTCAATGAACATATACATGTCGGCTTAACTGATCATTTATTGTTCGCCCTTCAGCGTGTTTCACAAGGAATGACTATCAAAAACCCATTCTTGAAAGAAACGATAACCCTTTATCCTTTTGAACATGATATTGCTGTTGATGTAATCGAATTAATTCAAGATAAGACAGGCATAGGCCTGCCCCAAGGGGAAATCGGTTTTATTACGCTTCATATTCATAGTGCAATATCAAATAAGGACTTATCGGAAGTCAATCAGCATTCGCAGTTAATCTATCATCTTATCCAAGTCGTTGAAGAACAGCTCAACGTACAAATTAATAAGGATAGCATAGACTATTCACGTTTGGTCCGTCATTTAAGATTCATGATAGACAGGGTGTTGGCTGGGGAAAAAGTTGAGGAACCCGAAAAAATAGCAATGCTATTGAAAGAAGAATATCCTCTGTGTTACAATATCTCTTGGAAGCTAATAAAAATTATGCAGCAGAAATTAGGCAAACCGGTTTGTGATGCGGAAGCTGTCTATCTAACGATGCATATCCAACGATTACAAAAGAAAATAAAATAA
- the ptsG gene encoding glucose-specific PTS transporter subunit IIBC: MFKKLFGVLQKIGKALMLPVAILPAAGILLAFGNALQNETLLDIAPFLASGGVEMVASVMENAGNIIFGNLPLLFAVGVAIGLAGGEGVAGLAAIIGFLIMNVTMGTVLGIDAADIENNGAVYSNVLGIPTLGTGVFGGIIVGVMAAVMYNKFYEIELPSYLGFFAGKRFVPIVTAASAVILGLLMILVWPTIQSGLNSFSENMLGANLTLGAFVFGVVERALIPFGLHHIFYSPFWFEFGSYIPQGGGTPVRGDQAIFMAQIKDGVQNLTAGTFMTGKYPFMMFGLPAAALAIYHEARPERKKIVGGLMASAALTSFLTGITEPLEFAFLFVAPVLFGIHCLFAGLSFMTMHLLDVKIGMTFSGGLIDYVLFGLINPQTNAWIVIPVGLVFAVIYYFGFRFAIRTFNLKTPGREVEEDEEAEGSASTAGSLPGDILDAMGGKENISHLDACITRLRVSVNDIGNVDKNRLKKLGAAGVLEVGNNIQAIFGPRSETIKGQMKDIIDGKRPRKVEASPEVGVEKQIEDVVPNPLRTDEDSERFVSPIKGELKPITEVPDAVFAEKMMGDGFAIVPEEGLVVSPVDGTIVNLFPTKHAIGIVSEAGREILIHVGIDTVKLEGKGFEALVAQGDKVTSGQPLLKVDIEYVKNNASSIITPIVFTNLSEGEGVKIEKAGNVDREEADVISINK; encoded by the coding sequence ATGTTTAAGAAGTTGTTTGGCGTTTTGCAAAAAATCGGAAAAGCTTTGATGCTTCCTGTAGCCATTTTACCGGCGGCCGGAATTTTACTTGCGTTTGGTAATGCATTGCAAAACGAAACTTTGTTGGATATCGCCCCGTTTCTTGCGAGTGGCGGAGTGGAAATGGTTGCATCGGTAATGGAGAATGCCGGAAATATTATTTTTGGGAATCTTCCCTTGTTGTTTGCTGTTGGGGTCGCAATTGGGTTAGCTGGCGGAGAGGGTGTTGCCGGCCTGGCTGCGATTATCGGGTTCTTGATCATGAATGTAACGATGGGAACTGTTCTTGGGATTGACGCTGCCGACATTGAGAACAATGGTGCGGTGTATAGCAATGTCCTGGGGATCCCGACGTTGGGAACGGGCGTGTTCGGCGGTATTATTGTCGGTGTCATGGCTGCTGTTATGTATAATAAATTTTATGAAATTGAACTGCCTTCTTATTTAGGATTCTTTGCAGGTAAACGTTTTGTACCCATTGTAACAGCCGCAAGCGCAGTTATTCTTGGGTTGTTGATGATTTTGGTTTGGCCGACGATTCAATCGGGGTTAAATTCATTTTCCGAAAACATGTTGGGTGCTAACCTGACTCTGGGAGCGTTCGTGTTTGGGGTTGTAGAACGTGCGTTGATTCCTTTTGGATTGCATCATATCTTCTATTCGCCATTCTGGTTCGAATTTGGCAGCTATATCCCTCAAGGCGGGGGAACGCCAGTCAGAGGAGACCAAGCCATCTTCATGGCACAAATTAAAGATGGTGTACAGAATTTAACGGCAGGTACCTTCATGACCGGTAAGTATCCATTCATGATGTTTGGGTTACCAGCTGCGGCTTTGGCCATTTATCATGAAGCAAGACCGGAAAGAAAGAAAATAGTCGGGGGCTTGATGGCTTCTGCGGCACTTACATCTTTCTTGACGGGGATTACTGAGCCACTTGAATTTGCATTCTTATTTGTTGCACCGGTGCTTTTCGGAATCCACTGTCTGTTTGCGGGTCTATCATTCATGACCATGCATTTACTGGATGTGAAAATCGGGATGACGTTTTCAGGTGGGTTGATCGATTACGTACTGTTCGGTTTAATTAATCCGCAAACCAATGCATGGATCGTTATTCCGGTTGGTTTGGTCTTTGCGGTTATCTATTACTTTGGATTCCGATTTGCGATAAGGACGTTTAACCTTAAAACTCCGGGCCGTGAAGTGGAAGAGGATGAGGAAGCGGAAGGATCTGCAAGTACAGCGGGAAGTCTTCCTGGAGATATCTTGGATGCTATGGGCGGAAAAGAAAATATTTCTCACTTGGATGCATGCATTACCCGTCTTCGTGTATCAGTCAATGACATCGGTAACGTTGATAAAAATAGGTTGAAGAAACTTGGTGCCGCTGGAGTTCTGGAAGTGGGCAATAACATCCAGGCAATCTTCGGGCCGCGTTCGGAAACTATTAAGGGGCAAATGAAAGATATCATCGATGGAAAAAGGCCTCGTAAAGTAGAAGCGTCTCCTGAAGTAGGCGTGGAAAAACAAATTGAGGATGTCGTCCCGAACCCTTTACGGACGGATGAAGATTCCGAGCGTTTTGTTTCTCCTATTAAAGGGGAATTAAAACCGATCACGGAAGTGCCTGATGCAGTTTTTGCCGAAAAAATGATGGGTGATGGATTTGCAATTGTACCGGAGGAAGGCTTGGTTGTTTCTCCTGTAGACGGTACTATCGTTAACCTATTCCCGACTAAACATGCAATAGGTATCGTTTCAGAAGCTGGACGTGAAATCTTGATTCATGTCGGGATCGATACAGTTAAGTTAGAAGGCAAAGGTTTCGAAGCACTTGTCGCTCAAGGAGATAAAGTGACAAGCGGACAGCCGCTGCTTAAAGTTGATATAGAGTATGTCAAAAACAATGCCAGCTCTATCATTACGCCAATCGTCTTTACTAACCTTTCCGAAGGTGAAGGTGTGAAGATTGAAAAGGCCGGAAATGTAGATAGGGAAGAAGCGGACGTAATTTCCATCAATAAATAA
- a CDS encoding MFS transporter, with protein MKNPFIKMATGLYISYFILGMINIIIGSNMENLSEQLNASASGISYLVSAIGIGKLVSLFFAGRLSDKLGRKPFVVSASFIYLIFLIGIPLAPNYTLAFIFAVCAGVANSFLDAGTYPALIEAFQKKAGSATVLIKAFVSVGAALLPFIMAFFMARDMFYGYTFFLMAAVYLVNGFFLLKVSFPDHKAQIQTQDDEQAVPVQHQFLSKPKFAQEGVAIILLGFTSTALFMLVQVWLPNFGQDVLGLTQAKAVQLLSYYSIGSLVSVILLAVLLNKVIKPITVMIIYPIIAALSLLSLLYIQQPFITVLSAFFIGLSTAGVFQLAMTIITEFFPANKGTITSYVNIAASSAFIIIPFVTGIISKSAGLTAVFLFDVAIAVVSILLAVFVAYRYKKVIKVSN; from the coding sequence ATGAAAAATCCATTTATAAAAATGGCCACAGGTTTATATATTAGCTATTTTATTTTAGGCATGATCAATATTATCATTGGGTCAAATATGGAAAATTTATCCGAACAATTAAATGCAAGTGCCTCAGGGATAAGTTACTTGGTCTCTGCAATAGGAATCGGTAAGTTAGTTTCCTTGTTTTTCGCAGGTAGACTGTCGGATAAGTTAGGAAGGAAGCCGTTTGTCGTTTCAGCATCTTTTATCTACCTGATCTTCCTCATAGGTATACCTTTGGCTCCTAACTATACATTGGCATTTATATTTGCTGTGTGTGCTGGTGTTGCAAACTCATTTTTGGATGCTGGTACGTATCCAGCACTAATTGAGGCTTTTCAAAAGAAAGCAGGTTCCGCTACTGTATTAATAAAAGCATTCGTTTCAGTCGGTGCCGCACTTCTACCATTTATCATGGCGTTCTTTATGGCTAGAGATATGTTTTACGGATATACATTCTTCTTAATGGCCGCTGTTTATCTTGTTAATGGATTTTTCCTGCTTAAGGTTTCATTCCCGGATCATAAAGCTCAAATCCAGACTCAAGATGATGAACAAGCTGTGCCGGTTCAACACCAATTCCTCTCAAAACCGAAGTTTGCTCAGGAGGGGGTTGCCATCATACTATTAGGCTTCACATCAACTGCTTTATTCATGCTGGTTCAAGTCTGGCTCCCGAACTTTGGACAAGATGTATTGGGGCTGACCCAAGCTAAGGCTGTTCAATTGCTTAGTTACTATAGCATTGGCTCCCTTGTTTCTGTCATATTACTAGCAGTCCTATTGAATAAAGTCATTAAGCCCATTACCGTCATGATTATTTATCCGATCATTGCTGCATTATCTTTATTGTCACTCCTATACATCCAACAACCATTTATAACTGTTTTGAGTGCTTTCTTCATAGGGCTTTCAACTGCAGGGGTGTTCCAATTGGCCATGACAATAATAACAGAGTTCTTCCCTGCCAATAAAGGGACGATTACTTCGTATGTAAACATTGCAGCTAGTTCAGCCTTTATCATCATACCTTTCGTTACAGGTATCATTTCTAAGAGTGCTGGTTTAACTGCGGTCTTCTTGTTTGATGTGGCAATTGCGGTAGTAAGTATTTTATTGGCCGTATTCGTTGCCTATCGATACAAAAAGGTAATTAAGGTTTCCAATTAA
- the aroD gene encoding type I 3-dehydroquinate dehydratase, whose protein sequence is MKTITIKDVTIGEGVPKIIVPLMGTTEEELLKEVETVNALQPDIIEWRVDVYEQVESLEAVSDMISKLRSAVPNTLLLFTFRSHKEGGNKEISDEYYFQLLHAAIGTKNIDLVDVELFFEESSVKETVKAAEENGVYVVMCNHDFDKTPAKEEIIYRLRKMQEFGAHIPKIAVMPQTVGDLLVLLDATYTMKTKYADRPFITMSMSGTGLVSRLSGAVFGSACTFGAGKEASAPGQIPVAQLRDVLEIIDQNI, encoded by the coding sequence ATGAAAACAATCACGATCAAAGACGTAACGATCGGAGAAGGGGTACCAAAGATCATCGTTCCACTGATGGGAACAACTGAAGAAGAACTGCTTAAAGAAGTTGAAACGGTAAATGCGCTACAGCCGGATATCATTGAATGGCGAGTAGATGTCTATGAACAAGTCGAAAGCTTAGAAGCCGTTTCGGATATGATTTCTAAACTTAGAAGTGCTGTACCCAATACTTTGCTGCTTTTCACTTTTAGAAGCCATAAAGAAGGCGGGAACAAGGAAATCAGCGATGAATATTATTTCCAACTTCTTCATGCAGCAATTGGAACGAAGAATATTGATCTTGTCGATGTGGAATTATTTTTTGAAGAATCATCAGTGAAAGAGACTGTAAAGGCAGCTGAAGAAAATGGCGTATACGTAGTAATGTGTAACCATGATTTCGATAAGACACCAGCAAAAGAAGAAATCATTTACCGATTGCGTAAAATGCAGGAATTTGGCGCCCATATTCCAAAAATCGCTGTAATGCCCCAGACGGTTGGTGACTTACTCGTTTTATTAGATGCAACTTACACGATGAAAACAAAGTATGCCGATCGTCCATTCATTACGATGTCAATGTCGGGCACAGGCCTGGTCAGTCGATTATCAGGTGCGGTGTTTGGATCTGCTTGTACATTCGGTGCCGGAAAAGAAGCATCTGCCCCAGGACAAATTCCTGTTGCTCAATTAAGAGATGTATTGGAGATCATTGATCAAAACATTTAA
- a CDS encoding quinate/shikimate dehydrogenase (YdiB; quinate/shikimate dehydrogenase from Escherichia coli uses both NAD and NAD(P) to convert quinate and shikimate to 3-dehydroquinate and 3-dehydroshikimate), with protein MENLGRINGKTELVGLLATPIGHSLSPAMHNLAFDKLGLNCAYLAFEVGNEQLEDAVKGMRALNVKGFNVSMPNKMKILPYLDELADSAKFSGAVNTVVNVDGKFVGHSTDGMGYTRNLKEHGIDINGKKMTLIGSGGAATPIAIQSALEGVAEISIFARDDAFFPQAVENVRIINEDMKHLNVKANVYPLENVEQLKAEIATSDILANGTGVGMKPLEGLSVIQDESMLRPDLIVTDVVYIPRKSKLMEQAEAAGATAINGLGMMLWQGALAFELWTGQQMPVDYIKEQLFAE; from the coding sequence ATGGAAAATTTAGGACGGATTAATGGGAAAACAGAATTAGTAGGATTGCTGGCAACACCTATCGGCCATTCTTTATCACCTGCAATGCATAATTTGGCTTTCGATAAATTAGGCTTGAATTGCGCCTATTTAGCATTTGAAGTTGGAAATGAACAGCTGGAAGATGCAGTCAAAGGGATGCGTGCATTAAATGTGAAAGGATTTAACGTATCCATGCCTAATAAAATGAAAATCCTTCCGTATCTTGATGAATTGGCAGACAGTGCTAAATTTTCAGGAGCCGTTAATACAGTTGTCAATGTCGATGGAAAGTTCGTAGGGCACAGTACCGATGGAATGGGATATACTCGGAACCTAAAAGAACATGGTATAGATATTAATGGCAAGAAAATGACTCTTATCGGTTCTGGTGGGGCTGCTACTCCAATTGCCATTCAATCTGCGTTGGAAGGTGTGGCGGAAATCAGCATTTTTGCTCGTGATGATGCTTTCTTCCCGCAAGCAGTAGAGAATGTACGGATCATCAATGAAGATATGAAGCACTTAAATGTGAAAGCTAATGTATACCCTCTTGAAAATGTTGAACAATTAAAGGCTGAAATCGCAACTAGTGATATTTTGGCAAATGGAACCGGCGTTGGCATGAAACCACTTGAAGGCTTAAGTGTCATTCAAGACGAATCAATGCTGCGTCCTGATTTAATCGTAACCGATGTTGTATACATCCCACGTAAATCTAAACTTATGGAACAAGCTGAGGCTGCCGGTGCTACAGCCATTAATGGCCTTGGGATGATGCTTTGGCAAGGTGCATTGGCCTTTGAATTATGGACAGGACAACAGATGCCTGTTGATTACATCAAAGAGCAATTGTTTGCAGAATAA
- a CDS encoding MFS transporter: MKNQYFKSASGMYINYFLLGMVNIILASNMPSLTEQWDTDSTGISYLIAAIGIGRLLTYGLSGVLSDKFGRKPLVIVSSVIMGVFLIGIPFSPTYEMAFVFALLAGISNSAMDAGTYPALTEMFPESAGSASVMVKAFGSLGATILPLLILFLTRNQLFYGFSFLLPAVIYFMNMFFMLSASFPKSKSDAVSHEEGLHMNRFITEPKFWSEGVALIIIGFTSTALFTVSQIWLPSFGQEVAGMSSSGAIKLLSFYSVGSLISVLLLSILLNKWIKPVTVILLYPMITFLTVIIILTIHSPIVLSISSFFLGASTAGIFQLTIAIMTELFWRKKGTVTGIVATASSLASVILPIATGLIAKSGDISHIFLFDCFIATIGILAAAFVYYRYKKLTQHQTIFNHG; this comes from the coding sequence ATGAAAAATCAGTATTTTAAATCGGCATCTGGCATGTATATTAACTATTTTCTGCTGGGGATGGTAAATATAATTCTCGCCTCAAACATGCCCTCTTTAACAGAACAATGGGATACGGACTCTACTGGCATCAGTTATCTTATTGCAGCTATAGGAATAGGTAGATTACTCACCTATGGTCTCTCGGGAGTATTATCTGATAAATTTGGAAGAAAGCCATTGGTCATTGTCTCTTCGGTTATAATGGGAGTTTTTTTAATTGGGATTCCATTTTCCCCCACATATGAAATGGCCTTTGTATTTGCTTTACTTGCGGGAATATCCAACTCAGCCATGGATGCTGGTACATATCCGGCGCTAACTGAAATGTTTCCTGAATCTGCTGGTTCCGCCAGTGTTATGGTCAAGGCTTTTGGTTCACTTGGTGCAACCATCCTGCCATTACTCATCTTGTTTCTTACTAGGAACCAATTATTTTATGGGTTTTCATTTTTATTACCGGCTGTCATCTATTTCATGAATATGTTTTTTATGTTGTCCGCTTCATTTCCAAAAAGCAAATCCGATGCTGTCAGTCATGAGGAGGGTTTGCATATGAACAGGTTCATAACTGAACCTAAATTTTGGAGCGAAGGAGTCGCGCTAATCATAATTGGGTTTACATCAACTGCGTTATTTACAGTTTCGCAAATCTGGTTACCGAGTTTCGGCCAGGAAGTTGCAGGGATGTCATCTTCAGGTGCAATTAAATTATTGAGCTTTTATAGTGTTGGATCTCTAATTTCCGTCCTGCTATTATCCATCTTATTAAACAAATGGATTAAGCCCGTGACGGTGATATTGCTTTATCCAATGATTACTTTTCTTACGGTAATCATCATATTAACGATACATTCACCTATTGTCTTAAGTATTAGCTCCTTTTTCCTTGGAGCATCGACAGCTGGGATATTTCAATTAACCATTGCAATAATGACTGAACTCTTCTGGAGGAAAAAAGGAACTGTAACGGGGATCGTTGCGACGGCATCCAGTTTGGCGAGCGTCATATTACCAATTGCAACGGGCTTGATCGCTAAGAGTGGAGATATATCGCATATATTTCTTTTCGATTGCTTTATTGCAACGATAGGAATCCTAGCTGCAGCTTTTGTTTATTACCGGTATAAAAAATTAACACAGCACCAGACCATATTTAACCATGGCTAA
- a CDS encoding LacI family DNA-binding transcriptional regulator: MKQSKKGRVTLQEVAKHAGVSTSTASLIVRNNPRISEATRKKVLKSMHELGYVYDRIAANLRSRSSDTVGIIITDISNTFFSEFLIGVHDALDEVGYTVLLGTTFDSVAKQDHLLSTMMEHRVGGLILCPVSESSQDTIERLNEIDTPMVLAVRELPGVNSDYVGIDYPEGARIAIDHLLGKGHKRIALLGGIKESSTWIERMEGYREALSRAGLEVDESLVIDSAPTREGGLEAVLKVLENPNPPTAIFCFSDLIAFGVMQGLMMKGYTPGKDIDIVGFDNVPVAEIYHPPLTTISSFPRRIGKEAANLLYQQMEKIEREQQRIILNPELIIRESS; the protein is encoded by the coding sequence ATGAAACAATCCAAAAAAGGACGGGTCACGCTGCAAGAGGTAGCGAAACATGCTGGGGTATCTACATCCACTGCTTCCCTTATCGTTCGTAATAACCCCCGAATATCGGAAGCGACGCGAAAAAAGGTATTAAAATCCATGCATGAATTGGGCTATGTTTACGATAGAATTGCAGCAAACCTAAGGTCGCGGAGTTCCGATACTGTAGGAATCATCATTACCGACATATCAAATACCTTTTTTTCAGAATTCCTGATAGGCGTTCACGATGCATTGGATGAGGTCGGGTATACAGTGTTGCTGGGGACTACATTCGACTCGGTTGCCAAGCAAGACCATCTCCTTTCGACCATGATGGAGCATAGGGTGGGAGGCCTGATTCTTTGTCCTGTCTCTGAAAGCTCACAAGATACAATTGAACGGTTAAATGAAATTGACACGCCTATGGTCCTTGCTGTTAGGGAACTACCTGGAGTGAATAGTGACTATGTAGGCATAGATTATCCAGAAGGAGCCAGGATCGCTATTGATCATCTCCTTGGAAAGGGGCATAAAAGAATTGCGCTCCTTGGTGGCATCAAGGAATCTTCTACTTGGATCGAGAGAATGGAGGGATACCGTGAAGCTCTTTCAAGAGCTGGATTGGAAGTGGATGAATCGTTGGTGATAGATAGTGCCCCTACACGGGAAGGAGGGCTGGAGGCTGTATTGAAAGTACTGGAGAATCCTAATCCGCCTACGGCGATTTTTTGCTTTAGTGACTTAATTGCCTTCGGTGTTATGCAAGGATTAATGATGAAAGGATACACACCTGGAAAAGATATAGATATCGTAGGGTTCGATAACGTTCCAGTCGCAGAAATCTATCATCCTCCGCTAACGACCATTTCCTCATTCCCTAGACGTATTGGAAAAGAGGCAGCGAATCTTCTGTATCAGCAAATGGAGAAAATTGAACGTGAACAACAGCGAATCATATTGAATCCGGAACTCATTATTAGAGAGTCCTCCTAA
- a CDS encoding shikimate kinase, whose product MINKNTSLRMQSIVFIGFMGVGKTTIGQKVARKLYRDFIDIDQEIEKEFNMPTTEIFKKFGEKVFREKEKSVIESFSQQQLKIISVGGGAFLQEDIRNICLSNCIVFYLDLSWEYWKERIGLLIDSRPVLQSRSLEEIEELFYTRQEIYSYHHSKVNTNDLDVDEVADFIVDSLKVAWDIYEPLK is encoded by the coding sequence ATGATTAATAAAAACACATCTTTGAGGATGCAAAGTATCGTTTTTATTGGCTTTATGGGGGTAGGAAAGACGACGATCGGACAGAAAGTAGCAAGGAAATTATATAGGGACTTTATTGATATAGATCAAGAAATTGAAAAGGAATTCAATATGCCCACTACAGAAATATTCAAGAAGTTTGGCGAAAAAGTTTTTCGCGAAAAAGAAAAAAGTGTGATTGAAAGCTTCAGTCAACAACAATTGAAAATCATTTCAGTTGGTGGCGGGGCATTTTTACAAGAGGATATACGGAATATCTGTTTATCCAATTGCATTGTCTTTTATCTGGACTTATCTTGGGAATACTGGAAAGAGAGAATCGGCTTATTAATTGATAGTAGACCTGTTTTACAAAGTCGGTCCCTTGAGGAAATCGAAGAACTCTTTTACACCAGACAAGAAATATACTCCTATCATCATTCAAAAGTGAATACCAATGATCTTGATGTTGATGAAGTGGCAGACTTCATAGTCGATTCATTGAAAGTGGCCTGGGATATTTATGAACCGCTTAAGTAA
- a CDS encoding NETI motif-containing protein — MSKKSKEKFEVIEGETIDACLDRIKAAGYFPVRRTEEPIFAERMENGKVQYVPVDRKIVFEAKLIE; from the coding sequence GTGAGTAAAAAGAGTAAGGAAAAGTTTGAGGTCATCGAGGGCGAGACGATCGATGCGTGTTTAGATCGAATTAAAGCGGCAGGATATTTTCCTGTAAGGCGAACGGAGGAGCCTATCTTTGCCGAGAGAATGGAGAATGGCAAAGTCCAATATGTGCCAGTTGATCGAAAAATTGTATTCGAAGCAAAATTAATTGAGTAA
- the purE gene encoding 5-(carboxyamino)imidazole ribonucleotide mutase, which translates to MKPQVGVIMGSVSDWETMKYACESLEQLEIPYEKRVVSAHRTPDLLFEYAESAKERDIKVIIAGAGGAAHLPGMTAAKTIVPVIGVPIQSKALNGMDSLLSIVQMPGGVPVATVAIGKAGAVNAGLFAAQILAAFDSDIADRLEALRNETREKVLQSSEQLK; encoded by the coding sequence ATGAAACCGCAAGTTGGGGTTATTATGGGAAGTGTCTCGGATTGGGAAACGATGAAATACGCTTGTGAATCATTGGAACAGCTTGAGATTCCCTATGAAAAAAGAGTCGTTTCCGCCCACCGGACGCCGGATTTACTATTTGAATATGCAGAGAGTGCAAAAGAGAGAGATATTAAAGTGATTATTGCCGGAGCAGGCGGGGCTGCACATCTTCCAGGTATGACCGCCGCTAAAACGATTGTCCCTGTGATAGGCGTGCCAATACAGTCGAAGGCATTAAATGGGATGGATTCGTTATTATCGATTGTTCAAATGCCTGGTGGCGTACCGGTTGCAACGGTTGCGATCGGAAAAGCGGGCGCAGTCAATGCCGGTTTGTTTGCGGCTCAAATATTAGCAGCTTTTGATTCTGACATTGCTGATAGGTTAGAGGCTTTACGAAACGAAACCAGAGAAAAGGTGTTACAGAGCAGTGAACAACTTAAATAA